A genomic region of Hippoglossus hippoglossus isolate fHipHip1 chromosome 8, fHipHip1.pri, whole genome shotgun sequence contains the following coding sequences:
- the gas7a gene encoding growth arrest-specific protein 7a isoform X1 — protein sequence MWNMICLFSASGSHSSAKASQPPETTDVPLRRSTINKQPLGSVSPARRQIKEVKETKITINCVTFPLPGEGPEQQLLKPNEWSYCDNFWTDKKDPQGTTSVAGFEVPLQKQLKGKQMQKEMAEFVHERIKIEEEYAKNLSKLSLSPLAAQEEGTLGEAWTQLKKSLHDEAEVHLKFSNKLHSEVEKPLLTFRADNFKKDLKKYDHHIADLRKQLASRYASVEKSRKALADRQKDLEVKTQQLEIKLSNKTEEDIKKARRKSTQAGDDLMRCVDLYNQTQCKWFEEMVTTSMELEKLEVERIEWIQQHLRQYTTLRHETDMFNQSMVEPVDQLLQNVDPAKDRELWVKENKTGDVRPVDMDI from the exons ATGTGGAATatgatctgtttgttttcagccaGTGGAAGCCACAGCAGTGCAAAGGCCAGTCAGCCCCCAGAGACCACAGATGTTCCTTTGAGGAGGTCGACCATTAACAAACAG CCCCTCGGCTCCGTCTCCCCAGCCAGGAGGCAGATCAAGGAGGTCAAGGAGACCAAGATCACG ATCAACTGTGTGACGTTCCCTCTGCCTGGTGAAGGTccggagcagcagctgctcaaaCCCAACGAATGGAGCTACTGCGACAACTTCTGG accGACAAGAAAGACCCCCAGGGGACCACCTCTGTGGCGGGCTTCGAGGTCCCTCTGCAGAAGCAGCTGAAGGGCAAACAGATGCAGAAAGAGATGGCTGAGTTTGTCCATGAGAG gaTAAAGATCGAGGAGGAATACGCCAAGAACCTCTCCAAGCTTTCTCTGAGCCCGCTGGCAGCGCAGGAGGAAGG GACTCTCGGAGAAGCCTGGACTCAGCTGAAGAAGAGTCTCCACGACGAGGCAGAGGTTCACCTCAAGTTCTCCAACAAG CTCCACTCTGAGGTAGAGAAACCTTTGCTGACGTTCAGAGCCGACAACTTCAAGAAGGACCTGAAGAAATACGACCATCATATCGCTGACCTCAGGAAGCAGCTGGCCAGTCGCTACGCCAGCGTGGAGAAG tcTCGTAAAGCCCTGGCAGACAGGCAGAAGGATCTGGAGGTGAAGACCCAGCAGCTGGAGATCAAACTCAGCAACAAGACGGAGGAGGACATAAAGAAGGCCCGGCGGAAATCCACACAAGCAG GAGACGACCTGATGCGCTGCGTGGACCTGTACAACCAAACCCAGTGCAAATGGTTTGAAGAGATGGTCACCACCAGCATG GAGCTGGAGAAACTGGAGGTGGAACGGATCGAGTGGATTCAGCAGCATCTACGTCAGTACACGACTCTGCGACACGAAACCGACATGTTCAATCAGAGC aTGGTGGAGCCGGTCgaccagctgctgcagaacgTGGATCCAGCCAAAGACAGAGAGCTGTGGGTGAAGGAGAATAAAACCGGCGATGTTCGACCTGTGGATATGGACATTTGA
- the gas7a gene encoding growth arrest-specific protein 7a isoform X3 encodes MFCTEKPLGSVSPARRQIKEVKETKITINCVTFPLPGEGPEQQLLKPNEWSYCDNFWTDKKDPQGTTSVAGFEVPLQKQLKGKQMQKEMAEFVHERIKIEEEYAKNLSKLSLSPLAAQEEGTLGEAWTQLKKSLHDEAEVHLKFSNKLHSEVEKPLLTFRADNFKKDLKKYDHHIADLRKQLASRYASVEKSRKALADRQKDLEVKTQQLEIKLSNKTEEDIKKARRKSTQAGDDLMRCVDLYNQTQCKWFEEMVTTSMELEKLEVERIEWIQQHLRQYTTLRHETDMFNQSMVEPVDQLLQNVDPAKDRELWVKENKTGDVRPVDMDI; translated from the exons ATGTTCTGTACAGAGAAG CCCCTCGGCTCCGTCTCCCCAGCCAGGAGGCAGATCAAGGAGGTCAAGGAGACCAAGATCACG ATCAACTGTGTGACGTTCCCTCTGCCTGGTGAAGGTccggagcagcagctgctcaaaCCCAACGAATGGAGCTACTGCGACAACTTCTGG accGACAAGAAAGACCCCCAGGGGACCACCTCTGTGGCGGGCTTCGAGGTCCCTCTGCAGAAGCAGCTGAAGGGCAAACAGATGCAGAAAGAGATGGCTGAGTTTGTCCATGAGAG gaTAAAGATCGAGGAGGAATACGCCAAGAACCTCTCCAAGCTTTCTCTGAGCCCGCTGGCAGCGCAGGAGGAAGG GACTCTCGGAGAAGCCTGGACTCAGCTGAAGAAGAGTCTCCACGACGAGGCAGAGGTTCACCTCAAGTTCTCCAACAAG CTCCACTCTGAGGTAGAGAAACCTTTGCTGACGTTCAGAGCCGACAACTTCAAGAAGGACCTGAAGAAATACGACCATCATATCGCTGACCTCAGGAAGCAGCTGGCCAGTCGCTACGCCAGCGTGGAGAAG tcTCGTAAAGCCCTGGCAGACAGGCAGAAGGATCTGGAGGTGAAGACCCAGCAGCTGGAGATCAAACTCAGCAACAAGACGGAGGAGGACATAAAGAAGGCCCGGCGGAAATCCACACAAGCAG GAGACGACCTGATGCGCTGCGTGGACCTGTACAACCAAACCCAGTGCAAATGGTTTGAAGAGATGGTCACCACCAGCATG GAGCTGGAGAAACTGGAGGTGGAACGGATCGAGTGGATTCAGCAGCATCTACGTCAGTACACGACTCTGCGACACGAAACCGACATGTTCAATCAGAGC aTGGTGGAGCCGGTCgaccagctgctgcagaacgTGGATCCAGCCAAAGACAGAGAGCTGTGGGTGAAGGAGAATAAAACCGGCGATGTTCGACCTGTGGATATGGACATTTGA
- the gas7a gene encoding growth arrest-specific protein 7a isoform X4 encodes MFCTEKINCVTFPLPGEGPEQQLLKPNEWSYCDNFWTDKKDPQGTTSVAGFEVPLQKQLKGKQMQKEMAEFVHERIKIEEEYAKNLSKLSLSPLAAQEEGTLGEAWTQLKKSLHDEAEVHLKFSNKLHSEVEKPLLTFRADNFKKDLKKYDHHIADLRKQLASRYASVEKSRKALADRQKDLEVKTQQLEIKLSNKTEEDIKKARRKSTQAGDDLMRCVDLYNQTQCKWFEEMVTTSMELEKLEVERIEWIQQHLRQYTTLRHETDMFNQSMVEPVDQLLQNVDPAKDRELWVKENKTGDVRPVDMDI; translated from the exons ATGTTCTGTACAGAGAAG ATCAACTGTGTGACGTTCCCTCTGCCTGGTGAAGGTccggagcagcagctgctcaaaCCCAACGAATGGAGCTACTGCGACAACTTCTGG accGACAAGAAAGACCCCCAGGGGACCACCTCTGTGGCGGGCTTCGAGGTCCCTCTGCAGAAGCAGCTGAAGGGCAAACAGATGCAGAAAGAGATGGCTGAGTTTGTCCATGAGAG gaTAAAGATCGAGGAGGAATACGCCAAGAACCTCTCCAAGCTTTCTCTGAGCCCGCTGGCAGCGCAGGAGGAAGG GACTCTCGGAGAAGCCTGGACTCAGCTGAAGAAGAGTCTCCACGACGAGGCAGAGGTTCACCTCAAGTTCTCCAACAAG CTCCACTCTGAGGTAGAGAAACCTTTGCTGACGTTCAGAGCCGACAACTTCAAGAAGGACCTGAAGAAATACGACCATCATATCGCTGACCTCAGGAAGCAGCTGGCCAGTCGCTACGCCAGCGTGGAGAAG tcTCGTAAAGCCCTGGCAGACAGGCAGAAGGATCTGGAGGTGAAGACCCAGCAGCTGGAGATCAAACTCAGCAACAAGACGGAGGAGGACATAAAGAAGGCCCGGCGGAAATCCACACAAGCAG GAGACGACCTGATGCGCTGCGTGGACCTGTACAACCAAACCCAGTGCAAATGGTTTGAAGAGATGGTCACCACCAGCATG GAGCTGGAGAAACTGGAGGTGGAACGGATCGAGTGGATTCAGCAGCATCTACGTCAGTACACGACTCTGCGACACGAAACCGACATGTTCAATCAGAGC aTGGTGGAGCCGGTCgaccagctgctgcagaacgTGGATCCAGCCAAAGACAGAGAGCTGTGGGTGAAGGAGAATAAAACCGGCGATGTTCGACCTGTGGATATGGACATTTGA
- the gas7a gene encoding growth arrest-specific protein 7a isoform X2: protein MMMEASFDTEESFDDPSCLTPQPLGSVSPARRQIKEVKETKITINCVTFPLPGEGPEQQLLKPNEWSYCDNFWTDKKDPQGTTSVAGFEVPLQKQLKGKQMQKEMAEFVHERIKIEEEYAKNLSKLSLSPLAAQEEGTLGEAWTQLKKSLHDEAEVHLKFSNKLHSEVEKPLLTFRADNFKKDLKKYDHHIADLRKQLASRYASVEKSRKALADRQKDLEVKTQQLEIKLSNKTEEDIKKARRKSTQAGDDLMRCVDLYNQTQCKWFEEMVTTSMELEKLEVERIEWIQQHLRQYTTLRHETDMFNQSMVEPVDQLLQNVDPAKDRELWVKENKTGDVRPVDMDI from the exons atgatgaTGGAAGCCAGCTTTGACACTGAGGAGAGTTTTGACGATCCCTCCTGTCTCACCCCCCAGCCCCTCGGCTCCGTCTCCCCAGCCAGGAGGCAGATCAAGGAGGTCAAGGAGACCAAGATCACG ATCAACTGTGTGACGTTCCCTCTGCCTGGTGAAGGTccggagcagcagctgctcaaaCCCAACGAATGGAGCTACTGCGACAACTTCTGG accGACAAGAAAGACCCCCAGGGGACCACCTCTGTGGCGGGCTTCGAGGTCCCTCTGCAGAAGCAGCTGAAGGGCAAACAGATGCAGAAAGAGATGGCTGAGTTTGTCCATGAGAG gaTAAAGATCGAGGAGGAATACGCCAAGAACCTCTCCAAGCTTTCTCTGAGCCCGCTGGCAGCGCAGGAGGAAGG GACTCTCGGAGAAGCCTGGACTCAGCTGAAGAAGAGTCTCCACGACGAGGCAGAGGTTCACCTCAAGTTCTCCAACAAG CTCCACTCTGAGGTAGAGAAACCTTTGCTGACGTTCAGAGCCGACAACTTCAAGAAGGACCTGAAGAAATACGACCATCATATCGCTGACCTCAGGAAGCAGCTGGCCAGTCGCTACGCCAGCGTGGAGAAG tcTCGTAAAGCCCTGGCAGACAGGCAGAAGGATCTGGAGGTGAAGACCCAGCAGCTGGAGATCAAACTCAGCAACAAGACGGAGGAGGACATAAAGAAGGCCCGGCGGAAATCCACACAAGCAG GAGACGACCTGATGCGCTGCGTGGACCTGTACAACCAAACCCAGTGCAAATGGTTTGAAGAGATGGTCACCACCAGCATG GAGCTGGAGAAACTGGAGGTGGAACGGATCGAGTGGATTCAGCAGCATCTACGTCAGTACACGACTCTGCGACACGAAACCGACATGTTCAATCAGAGC aTGGTGGAGCCGGTCgaccagctgctgcagaacgTGGATCCAGCCAAAGACAGAGAGCTGTGGGTGAAGGAGAATAAAACCGGCGATGTTCGACCTGTGGATATGGACATTTGA
- the rcvrna gene encoding recoverin a: protein MGNAKSSALSNKLLEELKSNTKYSEAELCTWYQSFLKECPGGKISKQQFEGIYASFFPDADPTAYARHVFRSFDTNADGTLDFKEYIVALHLTSGGKTMQKLEWAFALYDVDGNGTISKNEIQEIVRSIFNMIPADDQKNLPEDENTPEKRSEKIWEFFGKKENDKISEGEFIQGVMDNKDILRLIQYDEPQKIKDKLKEKKH from the exons ATGGGGAACGCAAAGAGCAGTGCTTTGTCGAATAagctcctggaggagctgaaatCCAACACAAAATACTCAGAGGCCGAGCTCTGCACCTGGTACCAGTCCTTCCTGAAGGAGTGTCCTGGCGGGAAGATCAGCAAGCAGCAGTTTGAAGGAATATACGCCAGCTTCTTTCCCGACGCAGACCCGACAGCGTATGCTCGGCACGTATTCAGGAGTTTCGACACCAATGCAGACGGCACTTTGGACTTTAAGGAGTACATTGTCGCCCTGCACCTCACCTCCGGGGGAAAGACTATGCAGAAGCTGGAGTGGGCCTTTGCACTGTACGACGTTGATGGGAATGGAACCATCAGCAAAAATGAAATCCAAGAGATTGTTAGG TCAATATTCAACATGATTCCTGCTGACGACCAGAAGAATCTCCCTGaggatgaaaacacaccagAGAAGAGGTCTGAAAAAATTTGGGAATTTTTCGGGAAGAAAGAGAACg ATAAAATCTCAGAGGGAGAATTCATTCAGGGCGTGATGGACAACAAGGACATCTTGCGGTTGATACAATATGATGAACCTCAAAAAATTAAAGACAAGCTAAAAGAGAAGAAGCATTAG